A segment of the Candidatus Neomarinimicrobiota bacterium genome:
GCTAATGGTAAAACTGAAGGAAAACATATATCCACCAGCATGGAATTAGAGAATGGACAACAGTTAGTCTTTGAGGATACAAGGAAATTCGGTCGGTTTTATTATTACAGGTCAAAGGATTTTCTAGATAAAAAACTTGGTATTGAACCGCTTGGCGATTCTTTCACCGCTGAATGGCTAATAGCAAACCTGCACTGTAAAAAGCAAATGATAAAAGCCTTATTGTTAGATCAGCGTATCATTGCTGGACTAGGTAATATTTATGTGGATGAATGT
Coding sequences within it:
- a CDS encoding DNA-formamidopyrimidine glycosylase family protein, which gives rise to MPELPEVETVVSSIKDQLVGRKFININVYWPKVMHNFSKKDFLDNLIRRNITNVHRRGKFIVLSFDEDILAIHLRMTGKLYFANGKTEGKHISTSMELENGQQLVFEDTRKFGRFYYYRSKDFLDKKLGIEPLGDSFTAEWLIANLHCKKQMIKALLLDQRIIAGLGNIYVDEC